The Deltaproteobacteria bacterium region GACAAAAAAGTACCCAAACGAAGCCGATCTGCAATCGTTCCTAGCGATGGCCCAGCTGCGGCTGCGCAATCCGGACGGCGCAGCCATCGCGGTGAAGCGGGCAATTGAAATAAACCCGAGCCACGTCGAGGCGCGCACCCTGCTCGCGTGGATTCAATTGGAAGTTCGCAACGACGTAGACAGCGCCATCAAGGAATACGCTAAAGTTGTTGAGCTGCAGCCCTCGTTGCCCGACGCGCATACCAATCTGGCCGCCGCGCTGAAGCACAAGGGCCAACTGGATCAAGCGATTGCCAGTCTCAACAAAGCGCTCGAGATCAAGCCGCAATTTGGCGCCGCGCTGAACAATCGCGGCTGGATTTTTGTCGAGCAAGAAAAGTGGCCCGAGGCGCGGCGCGATTTCGACCAGGCGCTCAAATTGAGTCCGCAGGATCAGGGCGCGCTGCAGGGGATGGCGCGGGTGCTGGAGCACGAGCGGGACTACGCCGGGGCGCAACAGATTCTGCGCCAGTTGATCGCGCGCTCACCCAATTTCGTGCACTGGCTTGAGTGGGGCCGCATCGGCTTGATTCGGTTTTGGTGGGTGTTGTTAACCATTGCAATTCTCTGGGCACTTAAGGGACGATTTCGAAAAGCGAGGACAGAGGCCAATGGCTGAAGCGAAAAAAGCACGCAAGGGCACGGCATTGCTCGCCGTGATGAACGAAAACTGCTCGAGCTGCGCCGGCTCGCCAATTTGCGAGGCGCACTGCCCGGTGGACAACTGCATTAACCTGCTTTACGAAGAGCTGCCCGGCGGCGGCTACAAGCCCTATCGGGTGTTTGTCGACAATGACAAGTGCATCGGCTGCCAGATGTGTTACAGCGACGACTTGACCAAGGTGCAGCAGCACAAAGAAACCGGCGAAATCTATTTCGAGTACAATAACCGTTTCTTTGACAA contains the following coding sequences:
- a CDS encoding tetratricopeptide repeat protein, with translation MIRGWLALWAVLLGASCSLAAEVNTLLQGDVRWSEARKLLREGNAAQAKTALEELTKKYPNEADLQSFLAMAQLRLRNPDGAAIAVKRAIEINPSHVEARTLLAWIQLEVRNDVDSAIKEYAKVVELQPSLPDAHTNLAAALKHKGQLDQAIASLNKALEIKPQFGAALNNRGWIFVEQEKWPEARRDFDQALKLSPQDQGALQGMARVLEHERDYAGAQQILRQLIARSPNFVHWLEWGRIGLIRFWWVLLTIAILWALKGRFRKARTEANG